The Shewanella algae DNA segment TGCTCGTCATCGGCGTCCAGAGTGTCCAGCGCCAAATCCGCCGGTAGCCAGGTTTCGCCATTGAGCACCTCGGCGATGGCTTCGGATATCCGCTCCAGCGGCGAGGACTTGGGCACATAGGCCGAAGCGCCCAGGGCGATGGCTTGCTGCATAATCGCCGGTGCTTCGGTGGCCGACACCATGATGATCAACACATCCGGATATTGATTGCGCAGTTGCGACAGTCCCTGCAAACCATTGGCTCCTGGTATGCCGAGGTCGAGAAACACCAGCTCAGTTTCACTGTGTCGCCCGAGCAGCTCAAACAACCCCTCGAGATCGGCGCATTCGCGTATCTGTGCTTCATCCAATACGCAGGCGGCGGCC contains these protein-coding regions:
- a CDS encoding response regulator, giving the protein MSLVKAIIADDHPLFRSALKQAAACVLDEAQIRECADLEGLFELLGRHSETELVFLDLGIPGANGLQGLSQLRNQYPDVLIIMVSATEAPAIMQQAIALGASAYVPKSSPLERISEAIAEVLNGETWLPADLALDTLDADDEQTDFARNLEKLTPQQYKVLAMIADGLLNKQIAYEMQVQETTVKQHVSAILRKLGLNNRTQAGIRYNQLSRPE